A portion of the Bosea sp. NBC_00550 genome contains these proteins:
- a CDS encoding ABC transporter permease: protein MLLILLKRLLWAIPSSIAITAILFFSVAGLLGNPAALMLGQDATAQRIAELSAQLGFDRPLVVQYFDWISKAATGDFGRSYSTQQTVAEAILPRLPVTLELGFLAILLSCAVAVGVNTLTVGRSVVRPIATALAVLGITLPNFALGLTLIFIFSVHLGWLPSIGWAPWSEGAYEHFRHILLPVVTLSAYYYGSFTLIYRSEFDAVSKRIFVRVARAKGLTETSVAFKHVMPNAILPVITYVGLSLGQLMGGAVVTEALFSIPGIGSLLVSSILAKDFPVMLAVGMITIAAVVVMNALADACYSIANPQIRVS from the coding sequence ATGCTGTTGATCCTGCTCAAGAGGCTGCTATGGGCGATCCCGAGCTCGATCGCCATCACGGCGATCCTGTTCTTCAGCGTCGCGGGGCTGCTTGGCAATCCCGCCGCCTTGATGTTGGGGCAGGACGCGACCGCCCAGCGCATCGCAGAGCTTAGCGCCCAGCTGGGTTTTGATCGGCCTCTGGTGGTTCAATACTTCGATTGGATCTCGAAGGCCGCCACGGGCGATTTCGGCCGCTCCTATTCGACCCAGCAAACCGTCGCCGAGGCCATATTGCCGCGCCTACCCGTAACCCTGGAGCTGGGCTTCCTTGCAATCCTGCTCTCATGCGCCGTCGCGGTAGGAGTAAACACGCTTACCGTCGGACGTTCCGTCGTGCGCCCGATCGCGACGGCATTGGCAGTGCTGGGCATCACCCTGCCCAACTTTGCCTTGGGCCTGACTCTCATTTTCATATTTTCCGTACATCTCGGTTGGCTGCCGTCGATCGGGTGGGCGCCTTGGTCCGAAGGAGCCTACGAGCATTTCCGCCATATCCTCCTGCCGGTGGTGACGTTGTCGGCGTATTACTACGGCTCCTTCACGCTGATCTACCGGTCCGAGTTCGACGCCGTCAGCAAGCGCATCTTCGTGCGAGTGGCACGGGCCAAGGGGCTCACCGAAACCAGTGTGGCGTTCAAGCATGTCATGCCAAACGCCATCCTGCCGGTCATCACCTATGTCGGGCTCAGCTTGGGCCAGCTCATGGGCGGGGCGGTGGTGACCGAGGCGTTGTTCTCGATCCCGGGCATCGGTAGCCTTCTTGTGTCGTCCATCCTGGCTAAGGACTTCCCTGTCATGCTAGCGGTCGGAATGATCACGATCGCCGCCGTGGTGGTCATGAACGCATTGGCCGACGCCTGCTATTCGATCGCCAACCCGCAGATCCGGGTGAGCTGA
- a CDS encoding ABC transporter substrate-binding protein: MRIARWGLAAALLSVGMTSLSLAQAVPRRGGILNVAFSSDTKTLDPTFSVNFSERQPLYLIYNTLVALSPDFTIAPELAERWDLEDGGKRVVLHLRSGVKFHDGTDFDAAAVKFNLDRRMDQAVASPQRGPLVEVIDGVDVVDPKTVAIRLKQPSPNLLGMLAQREGFMVSPTAAEKLGKDFGVKPVGTGPFIFKEWVPGNRIVVERNPSYWEKDKPYLDGVTFRDVTTTAVSIQRLLTGEADYTSALSPIDVRQIENNKTLKLDPSQVGRWYALQWQVDKPPFDNIKLRKAIAHAIDRKRLVDIVMSGRAAMSNSPTPNSLWWAAPDIAGYEYDPVKAKALLAEAGYPNGLELTLSNPQIALLQQINQLVQEQLKAIGITLKLEPVSQSDWYPRVIQFSINFTPMRWAQRPDPDGFLSLLFDSKGAGNSTRYNSKEVDALLAQARNLTDPEKRKPIYQSMQKQISEDLPYVPLFFSLEFAAMRANVQGHVWIADEIPRLRDLWKSQ, from the coding sequence ATGCGGATTGCTCGATGGGGACTGGCGGCCGCGCTGCTGTCGGTGGGTATGACTTCGTTGTCGTTGGCACAGGCGGTGCCCCGGCGAGGCGGGATCCTGAACGTGGCTTTTTCATCAGACACCAAAACGCTCGATCCGACGTTTTCGGTGAACTTCTCGGAGCGGCAGCCGCTTTACCTGATCTATAATACGCTCGTCGCCCTGAGTCCCGACTTCACCATCGCACCGGAGCTGGCCGAACGCTGGGACCTGGAGGATGGCGGGAAGCGCGTGGTCCTACATCTACGGTCTGGGGTGAAGTTCCACGACGGCACGGACTTCGATGCCGCAGCCGTCAAATTCAACCTTGATCGCCGCATGGATCAAGCCGTTGCCTCGCCGCAGCGGGGACCTCTCGTGGAAGTGATAGACGGCGTGGACGTCGTCGATCCAAAGACGGTTGCGATCAGGCTCAAGCAGCCGTCACCCAACCTTCTCGGCATGCTCGCGCAACGCGAAGGCTTCATGGTGTCGCCCACCGCGGCGGAGAAGCTGGGCAAGGATTTCGGCGTCAAGCCGGTCGGCACCGGTCCATTCATCTTTAAGGAATGGGTTCCCGGCAACCGGATCGTCGTCGAACGCAATCCGTCCTATTGGGAGAAGGACAAGCCGTATCTGGATGGCGTGACCTTTCGTGACGTGACGACGACCGCCGTCTCGATTCAACGGCTGCTGACGGGCGAGGCCGACTACACTTCGGCCTTGTCGCCGATCGACGTCCGCCAAATCGAGAACAACAAAACGCTCAAGCTCGATCCCAGCCAGGTCGGGCGCTGGTACGCACTGCAATGGCAGGTCGACAAGCCTCCCTTCGACAACATCAAGCTCCGCAAAGCCATCGCACATGCGATCGATCGCAAGCGGCTCGTCGATATCGTGATGAGCGGCCGCGCTGCGATGTCCAATAGCCCGACGCCGAACTCGCTTTGGTGGGCCGCTCCCGACATCGCGGGATATGAGTACGATCCGGTCAAGGCCAAGGCCCTGCTGGCCGAGGCCGGGTATCCTAATGGCTTGGAACTGACGCTGTCGAACCCGCAGATCGCCCTGCTGCAGCAGATCAACCAGCTCGTTCAGGAGCAGCTCAAGGCGATCGGCATAACGCTGAAGCTCGAGCCGGTCTCGCAGAGTGACTGGTACCCTCGCGTGATCCAGTTCTCGATCAACTTCACGCCTATGCGCTGGGCTCAACGTCCCGATCCCGACGGCTTCCTGTCGCTCCTCTTCGACAGTAAGGGTGCCGGCAATTCGACTCGCTACAACAGCAAGGAGGTCGACGCGCTGCTCGCCCAAGCGCGCAACCTCACCGATCCCGAGAAGCGCAAGCCGATCTACCAGAGCATGCAGAAGCAGATCTCGGAGGACCTGCCCTATGTCCCGCTGTTCTTCTCGCTCGAGTTCGCGGCCATGAGGGCGAACGTCCAAGGACACGTTTGGATCGCGGACGAGATCCCCCGCTTGCGCGATCTTTGGAAGTCTCAGTAA
- a CDS encoding GntR family transcriptional regulator → MKFAPTALEQEDGPALSLRVNENTKLREKTSKVLREAIISGHFKPGDRLVERDLCETTGVSRSSIREALRYLESEGLVESRGIKGTFVRVLTPEAAAEIYEVRAALESEAARQFCDRATDKEIEAIVAAFNAVRRAAGRDPQEYRIATDGFFVVLFAGAKNTTAEEIMHSLRARISFLRAITTNVSTPERSQGSVDQMSNIVKALVGRDGETAAIECRKFVNRSARFAAEVLRQDRVGQ, encoded by the coding sequence ATGAAATTCGCCCCCACGGCTCTGGAGCAAGAAGACGGCCCGGCTCTCAGTCTCCGCGTCAACGAAAATACCAAGCTGCGCGAGAAGACCTCCAAGGTTCTGCGCGAGGCGATCATCTCCGGTCACTTCAAGCCGGGGGACAGACTTGTCGAGCGGGACCTCTGCGAGACGACGGGGGTAAGTCGGAGCAGCATTCGCGAAGCCCTCCGCTATCTGGAATCCGAAGGCTTGGTCGAAAGCCGGGGCATCAAGGGCACATTCGTTAGAGTTCTCACGCCTGAAGCTGCGGCGGAGATCTATGAGGTGCGCGCAGCCTTGGAGTCCGAAGCAGCGCGACAGTTTTGCGATCGAGCAACCGACAAGGAAATAGAAGCGATCGTCGCCGCGTTCAACGCGGTTCGACGTGCCGCGGGTCGCGATCCCCAAGAGTACCGCATCGCGACCGACGGATTTTTCGTCGTCCTTTTCGCAGGAGCCAAGAACACGACGGCCGAGGAGATTATGCACTCGTTGAGGGCGCGGATCAGCTTTTTGCGGGCGATTACGACCAATGTCTCGACGCCGGAGCGCAGCCAGGGCTCGGTCGATCAGATGAGCAATATCGTCAAGGCACTTGTGGGCAGAGACGGAGAAACCGCGGCGATCGAATGCCGCAAGTTCGTCAATCGGTCTGCCCGGTTCGCTGCGGAAGTGCTCCGCCAGGACAGGGTCGGTCAATAG
- a CDS encoding universal stress protein, which produces MYKLILIPTDGSDFAQKGVNHGLNLAKSVGAKVTIVTVSEPFPIYAGAAASAGWTTPPMETGEYEASQRQAAENTLADAKAAADRLGVDAETVHIPQALPAEAIVEIANNRHCSLIVMASHGGRGLRRFLLGSQTSEVLSRSSVPVLVVT; this is translated from the coding sequence ATGTACAAGCTCATTCTCATACCCACGGACGGATCGGATTTTGCCCAGAAGGGCGTGAACCATGGCCTGAACCTGGCTAAGAGCGTGGGCGCCAAGGTCACTATAGTCACCGTATCCGAGCCGTTTCCGATCTATGCCGGCGCCGCGGCCAGCGCCGGGTGGACAACGCCGCCGATGGAGACGGGGGAGTATGAGGCCAGCCAAAGGCAAGCCGCGGAGAATACATTGGCTGATGCCAAAGCTGCTGCAGATCGTCTCGGCGTCGACGCCGAGACCGTTCACATTCCACAGGCTCTCCCGGCCGAGGCAATCGTAGAAATTGCCAATAACCGCCACTGCAGCCTCATTGTCATGGCTTCGCACGGCGGACGCGGGCTCCGTCGCTTTCTGCTGGGCAGCCAGACCTCCGAGGTGCTCTCCCGCAGTTCGGTACCCGTTCTGGTGGTGACGTAG
- a CDS encoding FadR/GntR family transcriptional regulator has protein sequence MSRPSSLHDVLVDRIGRMVVTGTFGSLGALPREDELAKTFSVSRTVIREVTKTLRALGLVTTGPRVGSRVQPIATWRLLDPQVMAWITDADMANGFERDLLEIRSMVEPAAAAFAAERGADPQIEAVMAALGAMTNSPDISSHEAADLRFHEAILEASGNLLLVQLKPILHAVLKASFRLSMHDHARGRASVAAHKRVADAIAARSPDEARQAMAELLAMARADIEHGADRRLDESPIKRKSEEMPHDSHRRKVDLTRA, from the coding sequence ATGAGCCGTCCTTCCAGCCTCCATGATGTCCTTGTCGACCGCATCGGTCGGATGGTCGTCACCGGCACTTTCGGAAGTTTGGGCGCCCTGCCTCGGGAGGATGAGCTGGCGAAGACCTTCTCCGTCAGCCGAACGGTGATCCGGGAGGTGACCAAGACGTTGAGGGCGCTCGGGCTGGTCACGACGGGGCCGCGGGTAGGATCCCGGGTCCAGCCGATCGCAACCTGGCGGCTGCTGGATCCGCAGGTGATGGCGTGGATCACCGACGCCGATATGGCGAACGGCTTCGAGCGCGATCTTCTGGAAATCCGCAGCATGGTGGAACCCGCGGCCGCCGCCTTCGCCGCCGAGCGCGGTGCCGACCCGCAGATTGAAGCGGTCATGGCCGCCCTCGGGGCGATGACGAATTCGCCGGACATATCCAGTCACGAGGCTGCGGACCTTCGCTTCCATGAGGCAATCCTCGAGGCTTCGGGAAACCTCCTGCTCGTTCAGCTCAAGCCGATCCTGCATGCGGTGCTGAAAGCGTCGTTCCGCCTTTCAATGCACGATCACGCACGAGGTCGCGCATCGGTGGCGGCTCACAAGCGCGTGGCCGACGCTATTGCCGCTCGCTCCCCGGACGAGGCTCGCCAGGCCATGGCCGAGCTGCTCGCGATGGCCCGCGCGGATATCGAACACGGCGCCGACCGGCGTCTTGATGAAAGCCCCATAAAAAGAAAATCCGAGGAAATGCCGCATGATAGCCATCGCCGAAAGGTGGATCTTACGCGCGCTTGA
- a CDS encoding TRAP transporter small permease, producing MIAIAERWILRALEAVLVALLAGMVVMVFGNVVLRYAFNSGINASEELSRYFFVWLTFIGAVVVMRENGHLGVDTFVGTLGDAGRRICMILSDLIVFACCLMLLEGTWKQQEINASSVAPVTGISMAYVYNVLYFAGIGIGLITLARLYRALTGRLGPHELAEFVGDYSASPSHDLKGHLE from the coding sequence ATGATAGCCATCGCCGAAAGGTGGATCTTACGCGCGCTTGAAGCCGTTCTCGTCGCCCTGCTTGCCGGAATGGTGGTGATGGTCTTCGGCAATGTTGTGCTGCGCTATGCCTTCAACTCCGGCATCAACGCGTCGGAGGAGTTGTCGCGTTATTTCTTCGTCTGGCTGACCTTCATCGGGGCCGTCGTGGTGATGCGCGAGAACGGGCATCTTGGCGTCGACACTTTCGTCGGTACCCTCGGTGACGCTGGCCGCCGCATCTGCATGATCCTGAGCGACCTAATCGTCTTCGCCTGTTGTCTGATGCTGCTCGAAGGCACCTGGAAACAGCAGGAGATCAACGCCAGCTCCGTCGCACCGGTCACCGGCATCAGCATGGCCTATGTCTACAACGTGCTCTACTTCGCCGGCATCGGGATCGGCCTGATCACGCTCGCCCGGCTCTACCGTGCGTTGACCGGCAGACTCGGCCCGCATGAACTCGCGGAATTCGTTGGCGACTACAGCGCCAGCCCCTCGCATGACCTGAAGGGGCACCTGGAATGA
- a CDS encoding TRAP transporter large permease — protein MTVTIFLASLCGAMALGMPIAFALIVCAVCLMLWLGVYDTQIIAQNMIIGADSFQLLAIPFFLLAGELMNAGGLSKRIVNFALSLVGHLHGGLGYVAIFAAIIMASLSGSAAADTAALASILLPMMRSAGYDVGRSAGLIASGGIIAPIIPPSIGFIVFGVAANLSITRLFLAGVFPGLLIGLSLVIAWWIVCRKDKVTVLPRRTGAERLKATWDGSLALLMPVAILGGIRFGIVTPTEAAVVATVYALIVGMFVYRELKVRDLYKVTLLAAKTTSAVMLLVAAAVVSAWLITQANIPAELSVLLQPFMDNKTVLMIIIMLLVMAVGTALDFTPTVLILTPVLMPIVKQAGIDPIYFGVLFIINNAIGLITPPVGIVLNVVCGVARVPMSAVIRGVWPFFIAQSIAMFLLVLFPQLVMVPLAWLSGR, from the coding sequence ATGACCGTCACGATCTTCCTGGCCTCGCTCTGCGGAGCGATGGCGCTCGGCATGCCGATCGCCTTTGCGTTGATCGTCTGCGCGGTCTGCCTGATGCTGTGGCTTGGTGTCTATGACACCCAGATCATCGCACAGAACATGATCATCGGAGCGGATTCCTTCCAGCTCCTGGCGATCCCTTTCTTCCTGCTCGCCGGCGAGCTGATGAATGCCGGCGGCTTGTCGAAGCGCATCGTCAATTTCGCGCTGTCACTGGTTGGACACCTTCATGGCGGTCTCGGCTATGTCGCGATCTTCGCCGCGATCATCATGGCCTCGCTGTCGGGGTCGGCTGCCGCCGACACCGCTGCGCTCGCCTCGATCCTGCTGCCGATGATGCGCAGCGCCGGCTACGATGTAGGCCGCTCCGCTGGCCTGATTGCGTCGGGCGGCATCATCGCGCCGATCATCCCGCCCTCGATCGGTTTCATCGTCTTCGGCGTCGCGGCCAACCTCTCGATCACCCGGCTGTTTCTCGCCGGCGTCTTCCCGGGACTGCTGATCGGGCTGTCGCTGGTCATCGCCTGGTGGATTGTCTGCCGCAAAGACAAGGTCACGGTGCTGCCCCGTAGGACGGGCGCCGAAAGGCTCAAGGCAACCTGGGACGGATCGCTCGCCTTGCTGATGCCGGTCGCGATACTCGGCGGCATCCGCTTTGGGATCGTCACGCCAACGGAAGCTGCCGTCGTTGCGACGGTCTATGCGCTGATCGTCGGCATGTTCGTCTATCGCGAACTAAAGGTCCGAGACCTCTACAAGGTCACGCTGCTTGCCGCCAAGACAACGAGCGCCGTGATGCTGCTCGTAGCCGCAGCCGTCGTATCGGCCTGGCTGATCACGCAGGCCAACATCCCTGCCGAGCTCTCAGTTCTGCTCCAGCCCTTCATGGACAACAAGACGGTGCTGATGATCATCATCATGCTCCTGGTCATGGCTGTCGGGACGGCGCTCGATTTCACACCGACGGTCCTGATCCTGACGCCCGTGCTGATGCCGATCGTTAAGCAGGCGGGGATCGACCCGATCTATTTCGGCGTGCTCTTCATCATCAACAACGCCATCGGCCTGATCACGCCGCCGGTCGGCATCGTGCTCAACGTCGTCTGCGGCGTTGCCCGGGTACCGATGAGCGCCGTGATCCGGGGCGTCTGGCCGTTCTTCATCGCGCAATCCATCGCGATGTTCCTGCTCGTGCTGTTTCCGCAGCTCGTGATGGTGCCGCTCGCCTGGCTGAGCGGGCGCTGA
- a CDS encoding TRAP transporter substrate-binding protein: MTARILSLLAGVALAALAGSAQAQIKERNIRVSNGINEDHPVGNGVAKMRGCMAEKSGGKLKLQAFWGGALGGDLQAAQALRAGTQEMVITSTSPLVGIMPELGVFDLPFLFTNEKEADAILDGAFGKYIADKLPGFGVVNLSYWENGFRNLTNSKRAVSKAEELTGLKVRVMQNNIFLDSFKSMGANATPMAFGEVFAALETHAIDGQENPLVTIDTSKLYEVQKYLTLTRHAYTPFLMLYSKKLWDQLSAEEQTILTDCSIVGRDEERRVARDLNDKSLANLKSKGMQVSEVTPDELTKMREATAAVYQRHQATIGKDTIDRIQADLAKIRGN; the protein is encoded by the coding sequence ATGACTGCCCGTATCCTTTCGCTCCTCGCCGGCGTCGCCCTTGCGGCGCTCGCCGGCTCCGCCCAGGCGCAGATCAAGGAGCGCAACATCCGCGTCTCCAACGGCATCAACGAGGACCACCCGGTCGGCAACGGCGTCGCCAAGATGAGGGGCTGCATGGCCGAGAAGTCCGGCGGGAAGCTCAAGCTGCAGGCCTTCTGGGGCGGTGCGCTCGGCGGCGACCTGCAGGCGGCGCAGGCCCTTCGCGCCGGCACGCAGGAGATGGTGATCACCTCGACCTCGCCGTTGGTCGGCATCATGCCGGAACTCGGCGTCTTCGACCTGCCCTTCCTGTTCACCAACGAGAAGGAGGCCGACGCCATCCTCGACGGGGCGTTCGGGAAATACATCGCCGACAAGCTGCCGGGCTTTGGCGTCGTCAACCTGTCCTACTGGGAGAACGGCTTCCGCAACCTGACCAATTCGAAGCGCGCCGTCTCGAAGGCCGAGGAGCTGACCGGGCTTAAGGTCCGCGTCATGCAGAACAACATCTTCCTCGACAGCTTCAAGAGCATGGGCGCAAATGCCACGCCGATGGCCTTCGGCGAGGTCTTTGCCGCCCTCGAAACCCATGCGATTGACGGCCAGGAAAATCCGCTGGTCACGATCGACACTTCGAAGCTCTACGAGGTGCAGAAGTACCTCACGCTAACCCGCCACGCCTACACGCCGTTCCTGATGCTGTATTCGAAGAAGCTCTGGGACCAGCTCTCGGCCGAGGAGCAGACCATCCTGACCGATTGCTCGATCGTCGGCCGCGACGAAGAGCGCCGCGTCGCGCGTGATTTGAACGACAAATCGCTGGCCAATCTGAAGTCCAAGGGGATGCAGGTCTCTGAGGTGACGCCCGACGAGCTGACGAAGATGCGCGAGGCGACCGCCGCCGTGTACCAGCGCCATCAGGCGACCATCGGCAAGGATACGATCGATCGCATCCAGGCCGATCTCGCCAAGATCCGCGGCAATTGA
- a CDS encoding enolase C-terminal domain-like protein produces the protein MKITDITTLVVNAEMRNWIFVKVVTNQPGLYGWGEATLEWKTRGVVGTIEDLKPLIIGRDPRDIEQIVRILQKQSFWRLGVIGMSAISGIEQALWDICGKALGEPVWRLLGGKVRDELPVYTHLGLGDMRAVYETFDPTALAESALALVEQGYNALKVVFIPYTHYTATTKGLRHVDSLMRSLREAVGDDVELMVDFHGRCASAAAAMRYLEVLAPYRPLFVEEPIPPGEIASLKTITTNSPCTIATGERLVHLDDFENLFSSRATHIAQPDLCHVGGLSQGRKIASMAEAAGIGLAPHNPLGPIAGAVALHFGFATPNIIIQEEMVGAVPWYDEVVSLPMRRVKSAWQLSEASGLGIEVNEKVAALHPFKQEILHTQHAVTADGTVVDW, from the coding sequence ATGAAAATCACCGACATCACCACTCTCGTCGTCAACGCCGAGATGCGGAACTGGATCTTCGTCAAGGTCGTCACCAACCAGCCCGGGCTTTATGGCTGGGGCGAGGCGACGCTGGAATGGAAGACCCGCGGCGTCGTGGGGACGATCGAGGACCTGAAACCGCTAATCATAGGTCGTGACCCGCGCGACATCGAACAGATCGTCCGGATTCTCCAGAAACAAAGCTTCTGGCGCCTCGGTGTCATCGGCATGTCCGCGATCAGCGGCATCGAGCAGGCGCTGTGGGACATCTGTGGCAAGGCGCTCGGCGAGCCGGTCTGGCGACTGCTGGGCGGCAAGGTCCGCGACGAGCTTCCGGTTTACACCCACCTTGGCCTGGGCGACATGCGCGCGGTCTACGAGACCTTCGATCCGACGGCGCTGGCCGAAAGCGCGCTCGCCCTGGTCGAGCAGGGATACAACGCGCTCAAGGTCGTGTTCATTCCCTATACGCACTACACCGCCACCACAAAGGGGCTTCGCCATGTCGACAGCCTCATGCGGTCGCTGCGCGAGGCCGTCGGCGACGACGTCGAACTCATGGTGGATTTCCATGGCCGCTGCGCCTCGGCCGCGGCGGCCATGCGCTATCTCGAGGTGCTGGCTCCCTACCGACCGCTCTTCGTCGAGGAGCCGATCCCGCCGGGTGAGATCGCCTCGTTGAAGACCATCACGACGAATTCGCCCTGCACAATTGCCACGGGCGAGCGGCTGGTTCACCTGGACGATTTTGAGAACCTCTTCTCAAGTCGCGCTACACACATCGCCCAGCCCGACCTCTGCCATGTTGGAGGGCTGTCGCAAGGGCGCAAGATCGCCTCGATGGCAGAGGCCGCAGGCATCGGCCTTGCGCCTCACAACCCGCTCGGTCCGATTGCCGGTGCGGTGGCGCTGCATTTCGGCTTCGCCACGCCCAACATCATCATCCAGGAGGAAATGGTCGGGGCCGTGCCTTGGTACGATGAGGTGGTCTCCCTCCCGATGCGGCGCGTGAAGAGTGCGTGGCAGCTATCGGAAGCGTCAGGGCTTGGCATCGAGGTCAACGAGAAGGTCGCTGCCTTGCACCCGTTCAAGCAGGAAATTCTCCACACTCAGCATGCGGTCACGGCCGACGGCACGGTCGTCGACTGGTGA
- a CDS encoding FAD-dependent oxidoreductase yields MAIGDARREQVFPTLTDLQVATARRFASGEPYHFAQREVIYETGTRDAPCWLLLDGSADALQSSANGRSSLVTTYGPGQFTGETNQLSGRPSLMSVVAGDAGAIAIPFDAPHLRALVIGSADVGEVIMRAFILRRVMLIEAGQTGSAGSILVGRRDDPGIVQLSGFLTRNGYPHTVIATCQAEGRELVERLGVGADELPLMICPNGTVLRRPSNADAGSCLGITPDLDPDKVYDVAVIGAGPAGLATAVYGASEGLSVLVLDSRAFGGQAGASARIENYLGFPTGISGQALAGRAFNQAAKFGAELAIPLTVEMLHCHGVDAEVPFTIDLSSGGTARCRTVVISSGARYRRPDIPNIEELEGAGVSYWASPVEARLCAGQEVVLVGGGNSAGQAVAYLAPQVRHLHLVARRPLEQTMSRYLIDRIAALPNVEVHVGSEIVDLQGDRANGLTGARFRDSRTGAIRECTSRHLFLFIGADPTTDWLDNCVALDRTGFVLTGERAGDGERLPLETSRPGIFAVGDVRAGSTKRVAAAVGEGAAVIAQIHSFLARKLSDASTRVRQV; encoded by the coding sequence ATGGCAATCGGAGATGCTCGGCGGGAGCAGGTCTTTCCCACACTCACAGACCTTCAGGTCGCGACGGCGCGCCGCTTCGCAAGCGGCGAGCCGTACCACTTCGCTCAGCGTGAGGTCATCTATGAGACCGGCACGCGCGACGCCCCCTGCTGGTTGCTCCTCGACGGCTCCGCCGACGCGCTTCAGAGCAGCGCGAATGGCCGGTCATCGCTGGTCACGACCTACGGCCCCGGCCAATTCACGGGGGAGACCAATCAGCTCTCGGGTCGTCCGTCCCTCATGTCGGTCGTGGCGGGCGACGCTGGCGCGATCGCGATCCCCTTCGATGCGCCGCATCTGCGGGCCCTTGTCATCGGCTCGGCCGATGTCGGGGAAGTCATCATGCGCGCCTTCATCCTGCGACGCGTCATGCTGATCGAAGCGGGGCAGACCGGCAGCGCCGGATCGATCCTGGTGGGACGCCGGGATGATCCGGGCATCGTCCAGTTATCGGGCTTTCTCACCCGCAACGGCTACCCCCACACCGTTATCGCCACATGCCAGGCCGAGGGTCGAGAGCTGGTCGAGCGGCTCGGCGTCGGCGCCGACGAGCTGCCGCTGATGATCTGTCCGAACGGCACGGTGCTCAGACGCCCGAGCAATGCGGATGCCGGATCCTGTCTGGGCATCACGCCGGATCTCGACCCGGACAAGGTCTATGACGTGGCGGTCATTGGAGCCGGGCCCGCCGGGCTTGCCACTGCTGTCTACGGCGCGTCCGAAGGTCTTTCGGTCCTGGTACTGGACAGCCGCGCCTTCGGCGGCCAGGCTGGCGCATCGGCTCGGATCGAAAACTATCTCGGCTTTCCCACCGGCATCTCCGGGCAGGCGCTCGCAGGGCGGGCCTTCAATCAGGCGGCGAAGTTCGGTGCCGAGCTCGCCATCCCGCTCACCGTCGAAATGCTCCACTGTCACGGCGTAGATGCGGAGGTTCCGTTCACCATCGATCTCAGCAGCGGAGGCACTGCCCGCTGCCGCACCGTGGTCATTTCTTCGGGAGCCCGCTATCGGCGGCCGGACATTCCCAATATCGAAGAGCTGGAGGGGGCCGGCGTTTCCTATTGGGCATCGCCCGTCGAGGCGCGGCTTTGCGCGGGGCAAGAGGTCGTCCTGGTCGGCGGAGGAAACTCGGCCGGGCAAGCCGTCGCCTATCTCGCACCGCAGGTCAGGCACCTGCACCTCGTGGCGCGACGCCCGCTCGAACAGACCATGTCCCGGTATCTGATCGACCGGATCGCGGCTCTGCCCAATGTCGAGGTGCATGTCGGCAGCGAGATTGTCGATCTGCAAGGCGACCGCGCGAATGGCCTGACCGGGGCGAGGTTCCGGGACAGCCGGACCGGTGCGATCCGGGAGTGCACGTCGCGCCATCTCTTCCTGTTCATCGGTGCCGACCCCACGACGGACTGGCTCGACAATTGTGTGGCCCTCGACAGAACAGGCTTCGTACTCACGGGGGAACGCGCTGGCGATGGCGAGCGGCTGCCGCTGGAAACCAGCCGTCCAGGCATCTTCGCGGTCGGAGACGTACGTGCCGGGTCGACAAAGCGGGTCGCGGCAGCCGTTGGCGAAGGCGCCGCCGTCATCGCCCAGATTCACTCCTTCCTGGCACGGAAACTCTCAGACGCATCAACCCGGGTGCGTCAGGTTTAG